A single region of the Pseudalkalibacillus berkeleyi genome encodes:
- the pfkA gene encoding 6-phosphofructokinase — MKRIGVLTSGGDSPGMNAAVRAVVREAIYQEIEVYGIYHGYTGLIEGQIEKMELGSVGDIIHRGGTMLYSARCEEFKTHEGQMKGVEQLKKFGIEGLVVIGGDGSYRGAQKLTEHGFPTITLPGTIDNDIPGTDFTIGFDTALNTAIDAIDKIRDTATSHERTYIIEVMGRNAGDIALWSGLAGGAESILIPEEAYKIEEINERLLRGHERGKKHSIIVVAEGVGSGVDIAKQIENTTEFETRVTVLGHIQRGGSPTAFDRVLASRLGAKAVQLLMSGEAGKAVGIQKNSIVSHDINEVLELPHRIDNDMYQLSQELSI; from the coding sequence TAGAAGTATATGGGATTTATCATGGGTATACTGGATTAATTGAGGGACAAATAGAGAAGATGGAACTAGGTTCAGTAGGTGATATCATTCATCGAGGAGGAACGATGCTCTATTCAGCTCGCTGTGAAGAATTTAAAACCCACGAGGGTCAAATGAAGGGTGTTGAACAGCTGAAGAAGTTCGGAATCGAAGGCTTGGTCGTCATTGGCGGCGATGGCTCGTATCGTGGTGCGCAAAAGCTAACAGAGCATGGATTCCCTACTATCACTTTACCTGGAACTATAGATAATGATATTCCTGGTACAGATTTTACAATTGGTTTTGACACAGCGCTAAACACAGCAATTGATGCGATTGATAAAATTAGAGATACAGCTACTTCCCACGAAAGAACGTACATCATAGAAGTTATGGGGCGTAATGCTGGAGATATTGCACTATGGTCTGGGTTAGCTGGGGGTGCTGAGTCTATTTTAATCCCTGAAGAGGCGTACAAAATTGAAGAGATTAACGAACGCTTGCTACGCGGACATGAACGTGGAAAGAAGCATAGTATCATCGTTGTTGCTGAAGGTGTCGGTAGCGGTGTGGATATCGCCAAACAAATAGAAAATACGACGGAATTTGAAACGAGAGTAACTGTCTTAGGACATATACAACGTGGAGGTTCGCCAACTGCATTTGATCGTGTACTAGCCAGTCGATTAGGTGCAAAAGCTGTACAACTCCTTATGAGTGGAGAAGCCGGCAAAGCGGTTGGTATTCAAAAAAATTCTATCGTATCGCATGATATCAATGAAGTCCTTGAACTACCACACAGGATTGACAATGATATGTACCAGCTCTCACAAGAGCTTTCGATTTAA